The sequence gtgtgtgtgagttttgtgtgtgtgtgtgtgtgtgtgtgtgtgtgtgtgtgtgtgtgtgtgtgtgtgtgtgtgtgtgtgtgtgtgtgtgtgtgtgtgtgtgtgtgtgtgtgtgagttttgtgtgtgtgtgtgtgtgtgtgtgtgtgtgtgtgtgtgtgtgtgtgtgtgtgtgtgtgtgtgtgtgtgtgtgtgtgtgtgtgtgtgtgtgtgtgtgtgtgtgtgtgtgtgtgtgtgtgtgtgtgtgagtgcctgagtgagtgagtgagtgtgcacGCTTGAtatctcgacacacacacacacacacacacacacacacacacttcctcacagggaggcgtcaggccgttcgctatcagggctctgtctctaattaccaacagctgacatgtggggtctcccaggggaccaagatgggtcctctatgcttcctcctcctcattaacgacgccctcaccgacaccccccatcgctggaagtatgtggacgactgcaccgtgggcgtcccagaatccaccaagaacccggactactcgccactgcaagcaattctggagcgactgcagacgtggacggaggagagcaggatgaccatcaaccacagcaaaactgtggtgatgcatttctgtacctcctctgtaccagtgccccctccccggctcacagtgggccctcaccccctccaggtggtccaatgtgccaagcttctcggagtcacggtggacgaccagctgacctggaagcagcatgtcgccagcaccgtgagatcagctacctacaggctgtacatgctgcgcagactcaggtcgctggggacgccgacagatgagttaaggggggtgtaccctatcttcatcctccccaaactcatgtacgcctccccagcgtggtcctcctccctcacacacactcaacagctacagctagagagtgtgcagaaaagggcgtgcagggtcatccttggccctgcatacaccacctatgaagaagccctgaccaccctgagactgtccagactatccaccaggcaccgagaggctctggagaagtttggaaggggactactgcatcacccacgtctcagaaacatgctgccgcctgacgcgcctcccccgacccgtgccaccagacaccacaataagataacgcccctaaaggcgccgcgcacggatcggtacagactcagtgcgattcccaccatggtgcgagccatcaatcaatagtctcttctagattagacttacttttaggattaatgttaagtgtttccccaccccctctgtacattttcactttgttaactgcctaaataataaaccgtttattattattattattattattattattattattgttattattattattattattattattattattattattattattacacacacacacacacacacacacacacacacacacacacacacagatcactaACACTTAACAAAGCTTCATTATAACACGAGTGACCACACCGCTCTTTAACACGCCCCGCCCTGCGGGGCGTGTTAAAGAGCGGTGTGGTGTTAAAGAGctctttatctttatcctttttctcttgcttctccttttctccttgtccattttttttttcacttcttccttcccaactccttccctattcctcttccttctctatcttcaccttcaccaccattacaatcatcaccctcacttccctcaccatcctatcttcttcactcttccacTCTCACACTCCCTTACTCTAaaattctccctttccttcttttctccacttatcctcttcctcctttccttcttcctttccctttcttattccttttctccctccttccctccctcgtagCTGcagtccttcccttcttcctctccctttcttccctcactttctctccctcccggaAGCGACGTCGttagggagaaggaaggcgagcagtgacgtcatcagggagggagggagggagagagagggagggggaaaacgCGCtacagggagggacggaggagagaaagtaagatagggagagaagggagagggagggagggatgccaCTTGCTGAGATATGggtggtgggaagggagagggaagggagtgttaCCAGTAAGGGAGAGGATTAAGtgatcgttgttgttattggtcgTATTAAAACTGTCGCTGGAATGTGTAACAGCTCACAAAAATCACCTGCATAGAATATTTACTAACACCgacaagggaggaaaggcaTCAATTAAAGAAcctgttgttactattactcgTATTAACATTTCCACTGTGACAGGAGACCGTTAATGAAAATCACTGTGCTGAAGGAAGAACACGGAttaaaacaatatattttcCAGATTCTTTCTAGTATAGTGTTTAAATGTGCATTGTTACGATTATTACTTGAATTAAAACCTCCACTACGCGCTGTGTGAAATCTTTACTTGGCACCCATAAGGAAGAAACGggataaaaaaatagtagggTCTCCAATTTCGTGACTCCAGTGAAATGTTCAGAGGTGGGTGTAGAAGAgaagtgcctggagtgtggctTCGTgaattgtgtgaaaaaaaaaaaaaatgtggcgaAAACATTGAGAGACGCGAAAcaggaaagctaaaaaaaaaaaaaaaatccgaattCCATGCTTGTAGTGATAATATTAGAAgtggacttagaaaaaacaATGTGACTGAGAACTGAAAATTTGTGACAGACAACGATGCAACTCTGATGGTCAAATAAAGTAATTTAGATATAACTCATATATCTGACAATACAcggcaggaagaaagagaggaaaaacccAAGAGAAGCTTCATGAATGCAGTGAAAGAGGACATGCCTGTATTAGGTGTGACTGAGGGAGGCGCAGAAGACCCGAGCacgttggaggaggaggcagcctaaaaaagtagtagtaatttggtgctcagttaaaaaacactcattctcaacttagcaaatactgaaagggaaggaaaaaataagccgaaattgtaaaaagaaaaaaaaagtagtaatttCGTGCacagataaaaaacactcattctcaACTTAGCAAAtgctgaaagggaaggaaaattactTAGCAAatactgaagggaaggaaaaaataagacgaaattgaaaaaaagaagtagtaaTTTGGTGCAcggataaaaacactcattctcaACTTAgcaaatactgaaaagaaagaaaaaaataagccgtaattgaaaaaaaaaagtagtagtaatttggtgcacagataaaaaacactcattctcaacttagcaaatactgaaagaaaggaaaaagaaaccacAATTGAATCTTATCAAACACAAATTATTTAAAACGCAAACTAGAGATAACATTTAATagatatacttaaaaaaaaaaaataataatttgtatATTAGTTATACATATGTTGTTCTTCAGGCAGGAACGCGAAAGAACATCATGATATAAGGGAATGGAATGAAATGTATCAGGTATTAgtgtcagaaaaaaaacaaaacgagaaTATTAAAGAGATATGGAAAGCTCAAAGTATCAGTGTGCATCGATATTCTTGCATCAGGGAACATCAGGAACTTTTCAGAGCAACATAAAAGGGAGCAGAACGAAAAGGATCAGTTACGagtgtcaggaaaaaaaaaaaaaagtgttaaggaCTGGGAAGGGAAGATCAAAGTATCGGACAGTCAGTAACAGTGAATATCAGATAAAATAAAGAGTCAATAAGTATGAGGCCATTAGGAAAAGGTATCAACACGTTACAGGGAGAGGATTATGGTgtgggagggtgtgagggagaggtgagggagtgaaagggtCAATGGCAAGTGTCACAGGGGGGTCAGGAAGGCACGTggcaaggaggggagggggggagactTACTACTTATCGTCCTGATGGTTTTATTGACCTCCCCATGACCTCCCCTGACCTCTCCCTTTGCCTGTGATCCTCCTAGCCTCCCTGACCTCCCTGGATTCAGCGTCAATAAACACTTAAGGtcacccttcctcactccttccctccattcctctcccttcctcttactcttcttccattcttctctctctttcactcctctctctctcttttcctctattctgattcaattttcattcacatttccttcatttttctccctctttcatttctcttcctccttctctctctcttttctcccttttcttccatcttgtcTCTTTATCAGtcttctatctcttttcctccctcttattcttttattctttctcttccatttcctttctttcgctgttcacctctctattactcctctcactctcattccctctctctcttctctatttttccttcctcttcctcttcctcttttcagtttttttttcctattttctttcacattttttaaaaattcttttcactcattttagttttctttccctccctcttctctctctctctctctctctctctctctctctctcatctctctctctctctctctctctctctctctctctctctctctctctctctctctctctctctctctctctctctctctctctctctctctcagttctggTCAAATATATTACAAGGGACGAGGCAATATATCTGGGCTaccttaataataatatcacatcAGCCAACATAAATTTCATTAAAGTCCTTCTTTACTTTGAATCATTAAGAGGCAAAACCCTTCTGGAGCAATTCATTATTTCTCGATGGAAGAATTTGCAATGACTTTTctcaggcatttttttttgtcatcacgTTATTTACTTCATGATAAACACCTCAtattcattctcattctcattctccttctcctcctcctcctcctcctcctcctcctcctcctcctcctcctctttctcctacgtcttcttatcttcctcctcaccttcagcCTCTCCCTTACCCTTCGCTTTCTATTTtcaccctaacctaacagcTCAAatatctccctcactccctcactccccctcacaAGCTGGTTTTctccccttaccttcccctcgCCGCTTCTGTGACAGCTTTACGTTgtcttcagaatttttttttttttttacatcgcaATCACgttaagggggagagagggagggggagaaaaaatctGGGGAGGTAATTCCGTTTCCTCGTAAATTCACCACATCTGTCTCCACTCcacggaatgaaaaaaaattgtctcttattctctccccctcttgtTTTGGAGGGCGTAGGTGGAGCGGGGGAAGAGGAGCGGAGTGGGGTGGTGTGTGGAGCAGAAGGTGGAAGGTTGATAACTCCTGCCACtggtttggtgtgtgtttgtgtgtcgttGTGTTGGTCTCGCTGTGGGGAGGAATATTTGTTGTTGCGCCTCATTATTTATTACTCGCTAGAGGGAAGTAACCTGAAGGGCGCGCTGTGAATGGTGTACTCAGTGGTCCTCTGTGATAAGTAGGCGCCATTcatctcactcttcctttctcatttttttttattttcctcgtcACTTTTATCACTTTAGTGTGTAGTCTTCACTTTGTCTTGGTTTCAGGTTATGTaagtttgtgctctctctctcctctctcctctctctctctcttctctctctctctctcgctctctctctcatctctctctctctcttgttcgaCCTCCGTCTCGTCATCTTggacctcctttccctcctcttcctcttctctctctctcataccctcatacacctcttccttcttcgtcttctcgtcatcccttccttccttgcttccctgcCTTGCCCAACACCTCGCCGCCatccatcaccacgaccaccacatcAAGCGGCAGTGATCAGGTGGAGACTAACCATACTTGCTCCCGCCCTAGTTATAGCGTAAGGGAGCAAATCATTCCTACCTTCCCCTCGACCCTATATACAATACGCACATTCCCCTCGCGCCCCTATCGATCCAGGAGAGGTCAAGGCATCGGCACAGGGAAGGACGTTatgcaggaaaggagaggagcaggaaggaaagcatAAGAAAGTGATACTCGGGGAAGCAGGGGCGTAGGAGTGTTGGGGAGATGGGGACGGGGAGGGAacgaggtggtgatggaggggaaagaCGCGAGAGGCAAGTAGGGTGTCCATCGCGTTGTCCTGGGGGAAAATAAGACGTGGTTGTGTGGTGGAAACTCTTGCTAGTGTGTCtggtcgtgtttttttttttttttttttttttttttttgcggagttggtgttggtggagtcttggccctttgttttcccttgtttctccaGAAGGGGGCATAatgaaacacaaaggaggaacgaAGAGCTGCTGATTTGTTGGCTCTTTGGAGATTATtggtgaaagtggaagaagaggaagaggaggaacaagaccaccacatatggaaaataaatagaagtagATTTGTCGTTTCCTACAGGGATATTTGTGGTGACTAGACCATCTATTATACAGCAACAGAAATATGATATCATACGTCGATGACGTGGAGGAGAAGAACGATGACGAGAACAAAGACGAAGCgtgggaggacaaggaagacaagaatgatTCAAAGGAGGGCGATGataagcagaaagatgaaaaataatgatcatgaggagaaggaggaggacgaggaggaggaggaggaggaggaggaggaggaaagaagaagaggaaaaaatcaagGCATACACACTGAGTGAGCACCGGCGCCCCGTTACCTACACTTCCACCACACTCCATTAATACAAACAttatcgttaaaaaaaaaagaaacaaaaaacgcaACTAAATAAGCGAGATATATAATTAATTTACAAAAACGTGCTGAACTCATTATAATACAAATAATCCATTTACCTAAATAGGGCCGCTGAATCAAATCTACGCACtatctttttttcgttcatttttatttatttatttattttttttttttacacagtaATCTTGTTACGTTTGACGGACAAaagcagagaggaaaaaaacttaAGTActcatcctatttttttcttttcctctattttcattttcattttttttttttttttttttttttgtgtgtgtgtgtgtgtgtgtgtgtgtgtgtgtgtgtgtgtgtgtccttcgtCTGTTGCCGCACGCACGAGCTGCCACACAGGCATGGAGGTGTGACCAGCTGACTGTCCCTTCACCTGCCGCACCAAGGCCAGTGCATGGAATATACTTTTGCTTTCCATTAGATATTCCGTCTATTGTGGGGTTCGATAGCAAGCTTGGATTAACGAAAGAAACACGATGATTGCAAGTGTACAGTATATACATTCCAATCCTTGTACGTCACGCCTATCGATCTCACGTTTCAGTATGCAGTGGAGAGggaaaattcctcctcctcctcatcatcatcatcacatcatcatcatcatcgtcgtcattttCATCACTATCACGCCAAAATATTTCTCCCAGTCTTCTAAAGTGAAATCATTATAGGAAAGTAACTCACACTTGATAAACGTAACAGTCAAGAACTCTGCGAATAAATGATCACCAATATATTCCATGACATCGAACTGAACACCCCATCAAAGAGACATTTAAACTTTACCATTATTTCCTTCCGCTCAAAAGTAACTGGTACGCATGAATGTCTTCgcaaagctatttttttttctttattttattccacAGATAATGAGTGATGATGTTTAACAGGACAACGTGTCATAGTATAGACTTATTTTACCATTATGATATTCTTTCTTATGTCTGTACCTTCTTTTGTTCCTCGTAAGTATTccgatctattttttttttttttgcccactttgttttcatttccatatttcCTTAGAAACATCGATCAAATTCAAAATAATGGGCATcagaataaaaacaatttaaaccttttttttttttttttcctgaccatCATATCAAGGCActctctatttttctgtccGTTAAAAGATGTCCAGCTGTTTGTCAATCTGTCATTAATATTCCGTCATTTGTTTGTGTCCATCGTAAGTACTCCTTCATATACTTTTCtgtccctttattttttttgccctcCCATGAAATATTCTgtctatttttatgtatttttgctcTCCGTCAAATattgtctattttctttatacttttGCTTTCCATTAGATATTCCGTCtattttcccttattcttcATAAACACTtccttataaatattttttcttgtgtcctttGTAAGTGTTCCATCCGTATTCTTGTTTTCCAAGCCTATTCCGTTTATTTCTTCTAATCCATCACGTGCATTACAACTATTTATCTTCTTTACGCAGTACCTTTAAATCTGCAAGCAAGTATCGACCAGACTCCACAGCAATGCAGGGCAGGCGTCACACCGCACACTCCAATTAACACTCAAAGGAGGGCACATCCATCACCCCTCGCCTTTAATAACACCGTCAGTAACAAAGAAGAAGGGCGAGCAGTCTCTTCGCAAACACGTAGCCAGACCTCCTCactggaaacaaaaagaagacaaaaaaagataaaaagaggaatgaaaatcaAGTAGCTCGACTCATGAATTGATCCAGGAAGTCTATGTCTTtacggagggagagaaggagagagaacagagtgagagagggcgagggagggtTAAGTTATTGGGTGAGGTTCGTGTGTGGCGTGTATGCCACTCCCAAATTACCGACACAGTAAATCAGGGCGAATCTGTACAGGAAATACTCcctcttatgtgtgtgtgtgtgtatgtatgtgtgtgtgtgtgtgtgtgtgtgtgtgtgtgtgtgtgtgtgtgtgtgtgggtctaatatttctttactgtctttctgctttctctctctctctctctctctctctctctctctctctctctctctctctctctctctctctctctctctctctctttgagatTTCTTTTGGCCAATTTAtacattattctctttcttttctttcctattcttttcatATATCAACTTCACaccaaggggagagagagagagagagagagagagagagagagagagagagagagagagagagagagagagagagagagagagagagagagcgtcgcCCAGTAAGTCGGCCGTCAgttaggcaggcaggcaggaaggcaggcagggacacacacacacacacacacacacacacacacacaacctttgtaggcaaagaggcaaaaaaaagtaaataaataaacaatatggaaaaagggaaaaggaagaaaaggaaaaaaataatatacgacaaaataaaaccaacattttgaggaaacaagaaaaacggcatggataaagatggaaagaaaaatgcaagaggagagacaaaaggctaatggaaagtgaaagaaagaggagggaggtgaatAGGAAAGCGGGGAAGAGGATTTGAATTCAGTAAAGgcgaaatagaaaaagaaagtgatgacaggagaaaaaaaaagtgaagaaagaagaaagaaggatattGAAAGGCAGAGAatggaaaataggaggaggaggtgaaatgaagatggaggaaggaaaaaaaaataggaaacgaGGAAATGGTTCGAGAcgggaaaatagaaaataaagtaaagatgatggagaaagaacgaaaaactgAGAAACATGAACGAATGAGGGGAACAGAATGaacagaaataaaggaatgtAAGATaggcgacaaaaaaaaaagaaaaaaagaaaaggagagatcataaaaaaagaataggaaacgAAGAGCGataaaaaccgaaaaaaaagggaaggtgttgaagataagaaagaaagaagatagagagagagagaggaagtgaaggagaggagagatgaagggcaaCTGGATGGaaagtgtgtggttgttagctagttgtgtgaacgagtgaatgagcgagacttgtgtgaggcatgaatacgtgtatgagtgaacgagctaggcttcagtcataagtgttaagtggaagtgcgcggcctggcgccgggagatcacctacctccagccttctgttcacaccttctgtgaataaacacctgcactgttacctgcgtttcctgtgcccctgctggtcaagagtcgaacatggcgcagtgagtaggatcaggacaaggctgcagtgggtacggcgcagaatggagaagcagttggaggcgctggctgccctgctagcgcgacagtcggagcagagtcaggctcgcgaggagcgtttaacccagctgctggagagagtggggacacaagctcccagtcgcaccacggcgagcaatgaaggcgaaaccacagcctgcagcacgtctacccagggcgcgaggttcccgacgtccgccaccatcattcctcacttaacggcgtcagcatctttacgtgagttcgacacgtggcgccataagtttgaaggatacgtaaccctcgccaggatagactgtctctccctggctgagcagagggcggcactcgctgctgtcctagacgacgagtggacccgtacacttcgctacgggataagcttaccgagagacgcggagttaagaaccatcctcgatgcaatgtgtgagtacctgcgaagccagcgcaacatcatcatggatagaagagacttctactcccgcgtgcaagaaacgcaagaaggttttgacgactttttatgtgctgtaaaggaaatcgccaatttctgtgacttttgcgaccagtgcataaaccatcagctgcgtgacagaattgtcgttgggacacgagacgaagtggctctgaaacgcatgctggaaaacaagaaactcacccttgaaaacgccatagatatttgcagagcatcagagagcgctaaccagtgtagtgcagtactaaggggcggctctcactcttcgagccatggtgtgaacgctgtctcgaactacaggaagggcagtttcgggggctcaagccccacgggctgttatcgttgtggcaaagattgtcgcagtgacaaaggggatgccaggcaatagataaagtgtgtcgtaactgcgggaaaagagggcattttgcgagtgtatgtcagcagacagtgaggaaacgacgaggagcttcgaggagttcctcaactgtctctcctcatcgcggtgcaggcccgaggcggggagccaagtgccagtgtataccagctcttatcaggcgtatacacaaagacggtgacggcacgacctgcgccccaggtgctcattaccgccacacatcccgctggaagagacaagattacgtggactcctgactctggggccgaaacgaccgttattggcctcgacacggcaacactccttggaatcccgccctccagcttggcgcccgctgatggtgatggactttatgctgccggtaatcaccccctcacctgtgtaggaactttctcgtcgcacttgcaactgggcgacagggaagctgagactgttgtgagcgtggtgaaggaggtgaagggggcgctgcttagctggtacgattccatcgctctcggaatcctccccgaagattttccggctcaaatccgaccgctacgcagggaagaacagcacaccggcaacagctccatcaagtacccgaccgcctcgcagccacctctatctacgcccacagaagtgatcagctggcctcattcctacgacccaacgccacagcagcgtgcggggcacgctgctgctgtgatcaaggcctttcccagcgtcttcgaagcaaaggaaggtttacgtgcaatggctggtggatccatggccatcgagggatcgacacactgtgtgcccgacgccctctcacgtgctccagtacaggacccagtggaggaagaggatgctgctacttctggtgacctcgaccctctccactcagcggtcatctcagcgttatctgccaccaatgaggacggcgtccgcttagcaccactccaggatcagactgtggaaatggtacgtgccgcagcagcaagaggacggggagtactgcttgctcaagaacgtcatcatcgagggcttccctgatcattgccacgacctcgatcaccgcttgcgtacgtactggccggtgcgcagtctgctggccgtagacgacgacctggtggtttacgggccgaggcttcttattcctcacagcctccgccgagaaacactagagcgactccatgacagtcatcaggggatggagcgcaccaagcgacgggcccgacaaacggtgtactggcctggtatggacagagacgttgagaacgtcgtttctggatgctcactatgccgtccactcctaccaagccaagccaacgaacctctctggcaggacacggacacacccagcagggtgtttgagtcagtttctgcagactacttccacgcagcaggccgtacatacctcgtgtatgtagatcgcttgtctgggtggcctcacgtgtctgcatgctcacgtccagcatcggctgatcagctcgttcgtgtccttcggggtgtgttcgccgacacgggcgtgcctgttctcctgaggactgacggtggaccgcagttcacttcttcatcggtacggcgcttcctggctcgatggggggtggagcatcgtgtatcttcacctcattatccacgctccaatggtcacgccgaggcagcggtcaagtccgtgaagaagctgatcctcacgaccacacagcagggacacctggacgaggatgcgttcgctcgcgggttgctggaactgcgcaacactccgagggcggaagggcgatcaccagcacaagtcctcttcggtcatcctatgaggtcctgtgtcccggctcatcatcgctcatacgctcagcagtggcagcgcgctgctgatga comes from Scylla paramamosain isolate STU-SP2022 unplaced genomic scaffold, ASM3559412v1 Contig16, whole genome shotgun sequence and encodes:
- the LOC135097261 gene encoding uncharacterized protein LOC135097261, which codes for MGPLCFLLLINDALTDTPHRWKYVDDCTVGVPESTKNPDYSPLQAILERLQTWTEESRMTINHSKTVVMHFCTSSVPVPPPRLTVGPHPLQVVQCAKLLGVTVDDQLTWKQHVASTVRSATYRLYMLRRLRSLGTPTDELRGVYPIFILPKLMYASPAWSSSLTHTQQLQLESVQKRACRVILGPAYTTYEEALTTLRLSRLSTRHREALEKFGRGLLHHPRLRNMLPPDAPPPTRATRHHNKITPLKAPRTDRYRLSAIPTMVRAINQ